In Candidatus Dormiibacterota bacterium, the genomic stretch GACCGGCGAGCGGCCTCGGCCCTCGCCGGTCCCCTTGTTTCACGGAGTGGGTGGATCGGCAAATCCTGTAGAAAGGGAGGATGGTCATCGACGTCACCGAGGGGTCGTTCGTCCACGACGTGCTGGAGCGGTCGCTGACCGTGCCGGTGATCGTGGACTTCTGGGCGGCGTGGTGCGCGCCGTGCCGGGCGCTGGGGCCGGTGCTCGAGCAGGCGGTGGAGGCGCATCCCGACGAGGTGGTGCTCGCCAAGGTGGACGTCGACGCCAACCCCCGGCTGCAGCAGCGGTACGGGGTGCGCGGCATCCCCGCGGTCAAGGCCTTCCTCAAGGGCCAGGTGGTCTCCGAGTTCACCGGCGCCCAGGGGCGGCCCGCGGTCGAGCGCTTCGTCGAGGCGCTGCTCCCCTCCCCCGCCGAGCGCCTCACCGGCGCCGGCGACGAGGCCTCGCTGCGCCGCGCCGTCGAGCTCGACCCCGGCCTCGCCGCGCCCCGGGTGGCGCTCGCCCGGATGCTGCTCGACCGCGGCGAGGGCGAGGCCGCGGCCGAGGTGCTCGGCCCCGCCCAGCACGACCCGGTGGCCGCGGGCCTTCTCGCCCGCCTCCAGCTCGCCGCCGAGCCCGGGCCGGGCGCGCCGGCGATCGCCGCCCTCGACGCGCTCCGTGCGGGTGACCCCTCGACCGCGCTGCCCGCGCTGGTCGAGGCGGTGCGCAGCGGCGAGGGAACCGTCCGGGACCTCTCCCGCCGGGTGGCGGTGGGGCTCTTCAACGAGCTCGGCGACGCCCACCCGCTGACCCAGACCCACCGTCCCCAGCTGGCGGCGGCGCTGCACTAAGCTGTTCGCATGCCGACCGAGGCCCCGACCAGGCGTGACGCCCCCGCCGGTAGCGAGCGTGCGCGCCGTGACATGCCCTGGAACGTGGTGGTCTGGAACGACCCCATCACCCTGATGTCGTACGTCGTCCTCGTCTTCCGGCGGCTCTTCGGTTACGACGAGACCACCGCGACCAAGCTGATGATGCAGGTCCACCAGGAGGGCAAGGCGATCGTCGCCAGCCAGCCCCGCGAGCAGGCCGAGGTGTCGGTGACCCGGCTGCACGCGTTCGGGCTGCAGGCCACCCTGGCCCGCGGGTAGCCGCGGCAGCATGGCCTGGGTCCGGCGGCGGCTCAATCGCGTCGAGCTGCGGCTCGACCGGCGCGAGCGCGAGATCCTGCTGCGGATCGTCGACGAGCTCCGCCCCGGGCTCGGCGACGACCCCCGCACCCGGCTCCACGCCTACGACGACCCCAAGCTCGACGAGGACTACCAGCGCTACTCCCGACCCGAGGTGGAGCACGTCCGGGCCGCCGACATCGACGCCGTCCGCGCCGCCCTCGGCGGCTCCGACGACCGCTTCCGGCTCTCCGAGGACGAGGCGCTCACCTGGGTCCGGGCGCTCAACCACCTCCGCCTCGTGGCCGGCGCCCGGCTCGGCATCGACGACGACGGCTGGGAGGATCGGGGTGATGGAAGTCTTCTGGAGAGCGAGGAGTACGCGATGCTCGTCACCCTGGGGTGGGTCCAGGAGAACGTGGTCGCCGCTCTGACGCCCTCCTGAGCTCGCCGCCTCCGGGTGGGCGCCATCGCCGGTCCCCCCGCTGCGGCGGGGTGGACGGCGGCGATCGGCGGCTCGGCTAGTAGCGGGTCACCTTCAGGCTGAAGTCGAGGGCGACGGCGGAGTGGGTGAGGGCTCCGACGCTGATGTAGTCGGCGCCGGCGAGGGCGTAGGCGCGGGCGTTGGGGAGCACGACGCCACCGCTGATCTCCACCTTGGCCCGGCCCCGGATCAGCTGCATCGCCTCGCGCACCTGCCCAGGGGCGAAGTTGTCGAGGAGGATGCGCGGGGCCTTGTCGGTGAGCGCCTGCTCCAGCTCCTGGAGGTTGCTGACCTCGACGTTGATCGGCGCCTCGGGGTGGGCCTTGCGGACCGCGCGGAGCGCCGGGCTGACGCCGTTGGCCAGGGCCAGGTGGGTGTCCTTGATGAGCACCTGGTCGTACAGGCCCATGCGGTGGTTCACCGCGCCGCCCATGCGGGTGGCGTACTTCTCGAGGTTGCGCAGGCCCGGGGTGGTCTTGCGGGTGTCGAGGATCAGGGTCTTGGTGCCCTCGACCGCCTTGACGTACTTGGCGGTGAGGCTGGCGATGCCGCTGAGGTGCTGGAGGAAGTTGAGGGCGACCCGCTCGGCGCGCAGCATCGCCCGCGCCGGGCCGAAGAGGCGGGCGACGATCTGGTCCTCCTGGACCTTCTGGCCGTCCTGGGTCTTGGCGTCGAACTGGAGCCGCTCGTCGACGAGCTGGAAGACGCGCCGGGCCACGGTCAGGCCGGCGATGACGCCGTCCTGCTTGCAGACCACCTTGCCGCGGCAGGTCATCTCCGGCGGCAGGATGGCGTCCGTGGTGATGTCGCCGTCGCCCACGTCCTCCGCCAGCGCCGCTTCGATGAGCGGGTCGAGGACGTCGGGTGCGAGCGCGTCAGTTGTGGGTTCGAGCGTTGCTGTCAAAGCGTAGTCCCCTGTTCCTGTCCGTGACCCAGATTCCGAGCCATTCGTCTCCGCTGTCCGGGAAGTCGTCTCGCAGATGGCTGCCCCGGCTCTCCTCGCGAGCCAGGGCGG encodes the following:
- the nadC gene encoding carboxylating nicotinate-nucleotide diphosphorylase; translation: MTATLEPTTDALAPDVLDPLIEAALAEDVGDGDITTDAILPPEMTCRGKVVCKQDGVIAGLTVARRVFQLVDERLQFDAKTQDGQKVQEDQIVARLFGPARAMLRAERVALNFLQHLSGIASLTAKYVKAVEGTKTLILDTRKTTPGLRNLEKYATRMGGAVNHRMGLYDQVLIKDTHLALANGVSPALRAVRKAHPEAPINVEVSNLQELEQALTDKAPRILLDNFAPGQVREAMQLIRGRAKVEISGGVVLPNARAYALAGADYISVGALTHSAVALDFSLKVTRY
- a CDS encoding DUF2017 family protein, coding for MAWVRRRLNRVELRLDRREREILLRIVDELRPGLGDDPRTRLHAYDDPKLDEDYQRYSRPEVEHVRAADIDAVRAALGGSDDRFRLSEDEALTWVRALNHLRLVAGARLGIDDDGWEDRGDGSLLESEEYAMLVTLGWVQENVVAALTPS
- a CDS encoding tetratricopeptide repeat protein; amino-acid sequence: MVIDVTEGSFVHDVLERSLTVPVIVDFWAAWCAPCRALGPVLEQAVEAHPDEVVLAKVDVDANPRLQQRYGVRGIPAVKAFLKGQVVSEFTGAQGRPAVERFVEALLPSPAERLTGAGDEASLRRAVELDPGLAAPRVALARMLLDRGEGEAAAEVLGPAQHDPVAAGLLARLQLAAEPGPGAPAIAALDALRAGDPSTALPALVEAVRSGEGTVRDLSRRVAVGLFNELGDAHPLTQTHRPQLAAALH
- the clpS gene encoding ATP-dependent Clp protease adapter ClpS → MPWNVVVWNDPITLMSYVVLVFRRLFGYDETTATKLMMQVHQEGKAIVASQPREQAEVSVTRLHAFGLQATLARG